The Synergistaceae bacterium genome window below encodes:
- a CDS encoding GGDEF domain-containing protein, whose translation MTKFEFVDNNIYFVISLYIKVDNKEYMLEMVTELNDETLFGAYGKNEFIKTIEEYNRKLYIDSLTGAYNRYYYDEQLKKSLRVSAVAMMDVDNFKEINDTFGHAVGDEVLKEIVKTISSFIRPVDTVVRMGGDEFLLTFQNISKEALENRLENIRQGVSTIVLAKHPELKVSVSIGAVYDEISAAEKSELADKCLYKAKINKNALVVCQE comes from the coding sequence AGTTTGAATTTGTGGATAATAATATATATTTTGTCATTTCATTATATATTAAAGTTGACAACAAGGAATATATGCTTGAAATGGTAACTGAATTGAACGATGAAACTCTTTTTGGCGCATACGGAAAAAATGAGTTTATCAAAACCATTGAAGAGTACAACAGAAAATTATATATTGACAGCTTAACCGGTGCGTATAACAGATATTACTATGATGAACAATTAAAAAAATCACTTCGTGTAAGTGCGGTTGCAATGATGGATGTAGATAATTTCAAGGAAATTAATGATACTTTTGGGCACGCCGTAGGCGATGAAGTTTTGAAGGAAATTGTAAAAACTATCTCTTCTTTTATCAGGCCTGTCGATACTGTGGTAAGAATGGGCGGGGATGAGTTTTTGCTGACCTTTCAGAATATTTCCAAAGAAGCCCTTGAAAACAGACTGGAAAACATCCGGCAGGGTGTTTCTACAATTGTTTTAGCTAAACATCCTGAACTTAAGGTATCTGTCAGCATTGGGGCTGTATATGATGAGATATCCGCTGCTGAAAAGAGCGAATTGGCTGATAAATGCTTATACAAAGCAAAAATAAACAAAAACGCTCTAGTTGTCTGCCAAGAATAA